One genomic region from Amaranthus tricolor cultivar Red isolate AtriRed21 chromosome 12, ASM2621246v1, whole genome shotgun sequence encodes:
- the LOC130828268 gene encoding uncharacterized protein LOC130828268: MENFYREIYALDGVTDLKFPEHYPVSKLIGCIEVVGCLRCDELSSWKAVPEGVRLEALTEFCWLSEQPQKLLHPLKMRGDQGIYDLERKIAEAAVRGLSPVENPHLIKFPLSDTVDYLRPGCVPLYQLEKKAVGPKKPPSLIAAIDGAIVASTQYSRKVHNTQKDTLQDNNGVKKDFSAELRGINSEEDKRKNGVRTENDLTIKLKGVSLGEYRGNTIRELI; encoded by the exons AtggagaatttctacagggagaTATATGCGTTGGATGGTGTGACTGATCTTAAATTTCCCGAGCATTATCCAGTTTCAAAACTTATTG GTTGTATAGAAGTTGTTGGGTGTCTTAGATGTGACGAGCTATCTAGTTGGAAAGCAGTACCCGAAGGG GTAAGGCTAGAAGCATTGACGGAATTCTGTTGGCTTAGTGAACAACCACAG AAACTGTTACATCCTCTGAAGATGCGCGGTGATCAGGGTATTTATGACCTGGAAAGAAAG ATAGCTGAGGCTGCGGTTCGAGGTCTTTCTCCAGTTGAAAATccacatttaataaaattcccGCTCTCAGATACTGTTGATTATTTAAGGCCGGGGTGCGTGCCTTTGTATCAATTGGAAAAGAAAGCTGTTGGACCCAAGAAGCCACCGAGTTTGATTGCTGCCATAGATGGTGCAATCGTTGCATCAACACAGTATTCAAGGAAAGTTCATAACACCCAAAAAGACACTTTGCAGGACAATAATGGGGTCAAGAAGGATTTCTCAGCTGAGTTAAGAGGCATCAATTCGGAAGAAGATAAACGAAAAAATGGTGTTCGAACTGAAAACGATTTAACAATTAAGTTAAAAGGCGTCTCGCTAGGGGAGTATAGAGGAAATACTATTAGAGAATTAATCTAG